The Xylophilus rhododendri region TGCCGGCGGTCAGCGCCTCGGCCTCGCCGAAGCCGCCCGCCACCTTGTCCGACAGGCCGGCGCGGTCGCCCACGAAGAACAGGCGCACGCCGCTCTGGTGCAGCCGCGGCACTTCGCGCGCCAGCGCCTTGGCCAGCAGTTCGAACAAGCCGCCCACCTCGTCGGCCGGGCGCTTCCAGTTCTCGGAGGAGAACGCGAACACGGTCAGCACCGCCACGCCGCGGGCGATGCAGGCATCGATGCAGCGCTTGAGCGATTCCACGCCCTGGCGGTGCCCGGCCACACGCGGCAGCAGGCGCCGGGTGGCCCAGCGGCCATTGCCGTCCATCACGATGGCGATGTGGCGCGGAATGGAGGGCTCGCCCATGGCTAAGGGGATGGAGAGTCCGAGGCCTGGCGCCTCAGACCGCCATGATCTCGGCTTCCTTGGCGGTCACACGCTTGTCGA contains the following coding sequences:
- the uppS gene encoding polyprenyl diphosphate synthase, producing MGEPSIPRHIAIVMDGNGRWATRRLLPRVAGHRQGVESLKRCIDACIARGVAVLTVFAFSSENWKRPADEVGGLFELLAKALAREVPRLHQSGVRLFFVGDRAGLSDKVAGGFGEAEALTAGNRKLTLNICFNYGGRWDIVQAAQGLAGRGEAITEASLRGSLSLSHVPDPDLLIRTGGEQRISNFLLWQCAYSELFFSDRLWPDFDEAALDAAITDYQRRERRFGSVPAPACVVGAS